The DNA region tatttagcCAAAATGAAGTTCAATCCCTTTGTGACTTCTGACCGAAGCAAGAATCGAAAGAGGCATTTCAATGCGCCTTCCCACATTCGCAGGAAAATTATGTCTTCTCCTCTTTCTAAAGAGCTAAGGCAGAAGTACAACGTTCGATCCATGCCCATCCGAAAGGATGATGAAGTTCAGGTATGTGCCGGTTTTCAGGTCATCTTGTCGAACATCCTGCACTTTATTAACAGACTATGGGTTGAAACGTAAACTGCTTTTTTCACCGTTACTCTTTGGTGAAAATCTGTTGTCCCAAGCATCAGATGCAGTCGTGATAAAACAAGAAAGATGGTTTGGAACCAGAACATTGGCTTGGGATTATCTTTTTCTGGGTATGTTTGGTCATTAGAGAGGCATTTGAGAACCAGTAAACAAGTCTGTGTCTAAATCAAAATTCAGATACACAAGTTCCAGGGAACTAGCAGTCTGGGtgttaagactgcactcccaatgcaggggacacggttaAGTGAGAGCTTCCATAAATTCTAGCTGTAACCTGCAGCTAGTGattaataaaaagatttaaaGCCATCTCTTAAGCAGCTTCCATGTTACCAGCATTTCATGAGGTAAACAGCTGTTTTTCGCTCCTGAGCTGGTGCTAAAATTGCTGGTAGATTTGAGAGGCCATCTTCTGCTTCCAAGATATTTTAATCTGAGAAAGTCTGTGATTGGGAAGAAGCATCTATTCAGAAACACTGTGGCTGGCTGAGGATCATCAGGAAGAGAATGATATGATGTTGGTTAACCTTTGGGAGAGAATTGGCCTGTTCCTGAAGTATTAGCTGCTGCTCATGCTCTGGCATTTAGTTGGACCCTTTAGTAGGTTGTGAATTTAAATACTTGTGGCCTTTTCCCTTTGAAGTGACAGTTTCCTTGTCAACTGGTACCAAAAAACAAGGTGGGCTTGTTGCTCATTTTTAACCCTGAAACAAGTCCACCACTGCTGGTGGCCCATCAGTTGTAGAGATGTACTGTCCATCACTGTAGTTTATATGGGGCATAGTTTACTTGCAGGTTAGTTGAAGCCAGAGAGGGAATTACTGGCACATTTCCATTGACCGTTAGGTCTTTCAAAATTGGAAGGtcctgtatatgtatatgatagAATGAGGTTTACCTGATTCATAGATTTACTGGTTTACAAGTTTGATGTTCCTTTATCCGCATATATGTTACTTCTGAATTTGCATTTAGGTTGTACGAGGGCACTACAAAGGGCAGCAAATTGGCAAAGTAGTCCAGGTGTACAGGAAGAAATACGTCATCTACATTGAACGAGTGCAGCGGGAGAAGGCTAACGGCACAACTGTCCATGTGGGCATTCACCCCAGCAAGGTGGGTGTTTTTGAGAATGCTTGA from Cervus canadensis isolate Bull #8, Minnesota chromosome 1, ASM1932006v1, whole genome shotgun sequence includes:
- the RPL26 gene encoding 60S ribosomal protein L26; translation: MFSQFPLRVQTPRLSCSRNIDLARFCGNLQNRKQPPDLFPSVAIAEAPAAKMKFNPFVTSDRSKNRKRHFNAPSHIRRKIMSSPLSKELRQKYNVRSMPIRKDDEVQVVRGHYKGQQIGKVVQVYRKKYVIYIERVQREKANGTTVHVGIHPSKVVITRLKLDKDRKKILERKAKSRQVGKEKGKYKEETIEKMQE